A section of the Humulus lupulus chromosome 2, drHumLupu1.1, whole genome shotgun sequence genome encodes:
- the LOC133814167 gene encoding uncharacterized protein LOC133814167 encodes MGTETPLKSSTQEVGSSMSEASMNDTYFSNQEKVIPNELISQFQALTISNDKNMPVLVTGAMSPEEEVQELCKQLAKRDEEVVRLSTQLAQQANVNASKQKEVEVGQNSSPSIPPLASMQHPPVSVQSPPAGSQPSSDLKTLIMESIREYQAETSMPIIGYNKPYPAYYDQIPFLANYIRQKFEKFDGIEGSPHEHLAYFTSTCGEFAQSDALLISQFVQSLKGATFTWYTKLPPGSINTWDDMQKAFLAQFVSLRKVINIHDLVETKQRPNENANC; translated from the coding sequence ATGGGTACTGAAACACCTTTAAAATCCTCGACTCAAGAAGTGGGAAGTAGTATGTCAGAAGCCTCCATGAATGATACTTATTTCAGTAATCAAGAAAAGGTGATTCCCAATGAGCTCATTTCCCAGTTTCAAGCACTAACAATCAGTAATGATAAAAATATGCCAGTGTTAGTAACTGGGGCAATGAGTCCAGAAGAGGAGGTGCAAGAGCTCTGCAAGCAATTAGCGAAAAGAGACGAGGAAGTTGTTCGACTTTCTACACAATTAGCACAACAAGCTAATGTTAATGCATCAAAACAAAAAGAGGTTGAAGTTGGGCAAAATTCTTCACCCTCAATACCTCCGCTAGCTAGTATGCAACATCCACCAGTCAGTGTGCAATCACCACCAGCTGGTTCGCAACCATCTTCAGATCTGAAAACTTTGATCATGGAAAGTATTCGAGAGTACCAGGCTGAAACAAGCATGCCTATCATTGGATACAACAAACCTTATCCGGCTTATTATGATCAAATTCCGTTTCTAGCAAACTACATTAGacaaaaatttgaaaagtttGATGGAATCGAAGGGTCTCCCCATGAACATCTGGCATATTTCACCTCTACGTGTGGTGAATTCGCTCAGTCAGATGCACTTTTGATAAGCCAATTTGTGCAATCACTAAAGGGAGCAACCTTTACATGGTATACCAAACTTCCACCAGGGTCCATAAATACCTGGGATGATATGCAAAAGGCCTTTTTAGCACAATTTGTTAGTTTGAGAAAGGTGATAAACATCCATGATCTGGTGGAAACCAAACAAAGGCCTAATGAAAAtgcaaactgttga
- the LOC133817695 gene encoding probable galacturonosyltransferase 10, whose protein sequence is MRRRPAEFRRPVRRRLFSNVLWWPLCAVAVLLFIYVLSKGNQIESRPAISRRSFRHDRIMEGLNVTEEMLNPNSVARQISDQISLAKAFVVIAKESNNLQFAWELSAQIRNSQFLLSNAALRRAPLTVGESEGTIHDMAILLYQAQQFHYDSATMIMRLKAKIQGLEEQMSSVNEKSSKYGQIAAEEVPKSLYCLGVRLTTEWFRDSSLQRKFKDRKQMDMKLKDNNLYHFCIFSDNILATSVVVNSTALNSKSPEKVVFHLVTDEINYAAMKAWFSMNSFRGVTVEVQKFEDFTWLNASYVPVLKQLQDSETQNYYFSGSSVDARTPIKFRNPKYLSMLNHLRFYIPEVFPALKKVVFLDDDIVVQKDLSGLFSLDLNNNVNGAVETCMETFHRYHKYLNYSHPLIRSHFDPDACGWAFGMNVFDLVEWRKRNVTGIYHYWQERNVDRTLWKLGTLPPGLLTFYGLTQPLDPSWHVLGLGYTNVDHQLIEKGAVLHFNGNSKPWLKIGIEKYKPLWEKYVDYTHPLLQGCNFH, encoded by the exons ATGAGGCGGAGACCCGCGGAGTTTCGGCGCCCGGTGAGGCGGCGGCTGTTCTCGAATGTTCTGTGGTGGCCTCTCTGTGCTGTGGCGGTTTTGCTTTTCATTTATGTTTTGAGCAAAGGGAATCAGATTGAGTCCAGGCCCGCCATTTCAAGG AGATCTTTCCGGCATGACAGAATCATGGAAGGTCTTAATGTTACTGAAGAAATGTTGAACCCTAACTCAGTGGCGAGGCAGATAAGCGACCAAATTTCGCTTGCAAAAGCTTTTGTTGTGATTGCCAAAGAAAGTAACAATCTTCAGTTTGCTTGGGAGTTGAGTGCCCAGATCCGCAATTCACAGTTTCTCCTCTCAAATGCTGCATTAAGGAGAGCTCCATTGACAGTTGGAGAATCAGAAGGCACTATCCATGACATGGCTATTCTACTTTATCAAGCCCAGCAATTCCATTATGATAGTGCTACAATGATTATGAGACTGAAAGCCAAAATCCAAGGTCTTGAAGAACAGATGAGCTCTGTGAATGAGAAGAGTTCGAAATATGGACAGATAGCAGCTGAAGAAGTTCCAAAAAGTTTATACTGCCTTGGCGTCCGTTTGACTACTGAATGGTTTAGAGACTCAAGTTTACAGAGGAAATTCAAGGATAGAAAACAAATGGATATGAAACTTAAAGATAACAATCTCTACCATTTCTGTATCTTCTCTGACAATATCCTTGCTACTTCAGTCGTGGTCAATTCAACTGCTTTAAATTCCAAAAGTCCTGAAAAGGTTGTCTTCCATCTGGTTACTGATGAAATAAATTATGCAGCGATGAAAGCTTGGTTCTCCATGAACAGTTTCCGAGGAGTGACTGTTGAGGTCCAAAAGTTTGAAGACTTTACTTGGCTAAATGCTTCTTATGTCCCTGTTCTTAAACAGCTCCAAGACTCTGAAACTCAGAACTATTACTTTTCTGGCAGTAGTGTCGATGCTCGAACTCCTATTAAGTTTCGGAATCCCAAATATTTGTCCATGCTGAACCACCTCAGGTTTTATATTCCTGAAGTTTTCCCTGCACTGAAGAAGGTTGTTTTCCTTGACGATGACATTGTTGTTCAAAAGGATCTGTCTGGTCTTTTCTCCCTAGATTTAAATAACAATGTCAATGGAGCTGTGGAGACATGCATGGAGACATTTCATAGATACCATAAATACTTGAACTACTCTCATCCTCTTATAAGATCACACTTTGATCCCGATGCCTGTGGATGGGCATTTGGGATGAATGTATTTGATTTGGTTGAGTGGAGAAAAAGGAATGTTACCGGAATATACCATTATTGGCAAGAGAGGAACGTTGACCGAACGTTGTGGAAACTCGGTACATTGCCTCCTGGGTTATTGACATTCTATGGGTTGACACAGCCTCTGGATCCCTCATGGCATGTATTGGGATTGGGATATACAAATGTTGATCATCAGTTGATAGAGAAGGGTGCTGTGTTGCATTTCAATGGGAACTCAAAGCCATGGTTGAAGATTGGAATAGAAAAGTACAAGCCCCTTTGGGAGAAATATGTTGATTATACTCATCCATTACTGCAAGGCTGCAATTTCCACTGA